The genomic segment CATCAACGCCACCTGTAAGAAGTACTTCGGAGACCTCAAGCAGATGAGCTACCGCGCGTGGCTGGAGCGCTATCTCGAATTGTCGGGGCCGGATGGCCGCGAGTGGGTGGATAAAACGTGGTACTTACGTTTCTGCCACATGCTGCAGCGCGCCGAGGCGCGACTGAGCCCAGCCGACCACGGTGAGCACCCCTCGCAGCTGTCCCCGCTGGAGATCACGGACGATCCCGCGGCAGCCGTGGCAGAGGCGGGGGCGGTCTATGATCTTGATCGTCGCCTCCACCCAGCCGATGTGGAGTGGTTCATCGCCGAACTGCGTACTCCCGGCAAGCCGGCCAACTTTGTGCCCGTGATCGATGAAAACGTTCGTCGCTGGTGGCGTTCTGATTCTCTGTGGCAGGCGCACGATTCGCGCTACAGCGCGGACGAGGTGTGCATCATCCCCGGCCCCGTGGCCGTGGCAGGAATCACCACCGCCAACGAGCCTATTGCCGAGTTGCTCGGCCGCTTCGACGCCGCTGTTGTCGACGCTGCACGCGAACGCCACGCGGAGACCGAAGAGAGCCCATCGCGCTTGTCGACGCTACTCTCCAGCCCCACCACCTATTGGGCAGGCCGCAATGTGCCGTCAATGCTGCACGCCCTTGCCCCCGCGTCCGAGTGGGAAATCCTCTCCGAGCACGAGGCGCGCGAACCGCGTACGGGAGCGCACCTGCGCGTGCTCGATGAGACCCGCGCGGAGCTCGCGGTTAGTCTCGCCGGCGAGCGCCGTTGCGAGGGCCTTGATCTGCATGTGGACTTCCAGCTGCCACAGATTCCAGGCGCCGCTCCGGTAGTTTCTCAGCGCGCCGCGGAAAAGGCCATGGACGCTCTCACCGAGATCGCCGATGGCGGGCAACTCGCGGAGCTGGTCGATCACGTGGCTACGCATGAGTTCACCATCGATGCAGAAAAGGCCGCTGACTATCACAACCTCACCAGCGCAGTGCTGCGCGAGGTGAGCGTGGGTGGGTCTCGCTTTGTGGCCCCCGATGTCCTGGTCGGAGCCTGCTGGCCGGCGATCTTCGCTGCGGTGCGCGATGCTGAGATTCCTGGCCGCCCCGGCGAGCGGGTGGTGGAGGGCATGCTCTCTTTGGTGCATCTCGAACACCATCTGTCCTTGCTCGATGAGCAGGCCAGCGCCGCGGCACTGGTCGGGGTGCCGCTGACGGCCACCGCGCACGCCGATGAGGTCAGCGACACCGACATCGGTCGGGTCGTGGTGGTGCGGGTGCGTATCAGCGATGCCGAAGGGCGTGAGCGCGCCACGTTGACCGAACGCTTCGCCATTCGCGGGCGCAGCGGCTCGGCCACGGCGCGGACCAACACCTCCGCGTTGCCTTCCATCAGCTCGGTCACCCGCTCCGCGCGCACTCGGGCTCAGGTGGTGGCACCGGAATCCATGCTGCCGTTCGCTATCGTCTCGGGCGATCGCAACCCGATCCACGTCTCTACCACCGCCGCACACTTGGCAGGTTTGGAGGATGTGATCGTCCACGGGATGTGGACCTCCGCAGTATCCGAACTCGTCGCGACCGCCGCCTATTCCGACGATGCCGTGCACACCGAACCCGCCCGCATCACCGAGTTCACCGCCACAATGCTGCGCCCCATCGCCCCAGGCGAGACGGTCGATATTACCGTCGAGCGCACCGGCATCGATGACCGCCCTGGGCGGGGCGAGGTGCGCGAGGTGACCGCCAGCGTCAAGGGTGAGCCGGTGCTCACGGCCGTCGCAGTGATGGCTGCACCCGCCACCTTCTACGCCTTCCCCGGCCAAGGCATCCAGCACGAGGGCATGGGGATGGAGGCCTATGCCTCCTCCCGTGAAGCCAAGAAGGTGTGGGACCGTGCCGATGCCCACACCCGCCGCACACTCGGATTCTCCGTGCTCGAGATCGTGCGCAATAACCCCCGCGAGGTCGTGGTCAATGGCGAACGTTTCTTCCACCCCGACGGGGTGCTCTTTCTCACCCAGTTCACCCAGGTGGCAATGGCCACCCTCGGCGTGGCACAGGTCGCGCAGATGCGCGAGGCTGGGGTTCTCGACGACACCGCCTTCTTCGCTGGGCACTCCGTGGGTGAGTACAACGCACTCGCTGCCTACTCGGGCGTGCTCTCCCTCGAATCCGTAGTGGAGATCGTCTATGCCCGCGGACTCACGATGCACCGTTTGGTCGAGCGCGACGCCGATGGCGTATCCAACTACGGTCTGGCTGCCCTGCGGCCCTACAAGTTCGGCCTCGCTGCAGACGATGTCGCCGACTTCGTGGCGGAGATTTCCCGCAACAGCGGCGAGTTCCTCGAGATTGCCAACTACAACCTCAAGGGCAAGCAGTACGCTGTCGCTGGCACCCGCGCCGGGCTGAAGGCCCTGGCCGCCGCGGCAGAGAAGCGCGCCCCAGGTGCTCGCGGCCTCATCCTCATCCCTGGCATCGATGTGCCTTTCCACTCCTCGGTGCTGCGCGACGGGGTGGACGACTTCCGCGATCACCTAGATAGCCTGCTGCCGGATCAGATCAACCCCGAGGTATTGCTGGGCCGCTACATCCCGAACCTGGTGGCCCGTCCCTTCGCGGTCACCGCAGACTTTGTGGAATCCATGCGCGAGGTGGTGGACTCACCGATCCTCGACAGCTTGGCCGAGCGTTTCGATACCGCGGTGGCCGAGAACGCCGCAGCGGTGGCACGGACCATCCTGATCGAGCTGCTCGCCTGGCAGTTTGCCTCCCCTGTGCGCTGGATCGAAACCCAAGACCTCATGCTGGCAGAACTGGGTGTGCAGCGTTTCGTTGAAATCGGGGTGGGCAGTGCCCCCACCTTGGCCAACATCATGGCCCAGACCGCTGCGGCCAGCCCCGGCGGGCACGGGATGGAGATCCTCAATGTTGAACGCGATCGTGCAGTCGTGTTCGCCGAGGACAGCTACAGCTTCGCTGTGCAAGCAGAAGAGGAGCCCGACCACCCCGCAGAGGCGATCGAGCAGGCCCCCGCTGCGCCCTCCACTCCACCGGTGGAAGAACCTACGCCAGCGCCGGCTAGCCCGGCACCCGCCGCAACGGCAGGAGAGACCCCGGAGGTGGAGTTCACCCCCGCGGATGCCACCACCGTGCTACTGAGCCTGTGGACCAAGGTGCAGCCCGGGCAGATCACCGACACCGACACCATTGAAACCCTCACCGACGGGGTGTCCTCGCGGCGAAACCAGCTGCTGCTGGACCTCGGCGTGGAATTCGGACTCGGGGCCATCGACGGCGCTGCAGACGCCGAGATCCCCGATCTGAAAAACACAGTAAGCCGCATGGCTAAGGGCTACCAGGGCTTCGGCCCCGTTCTTGGCGACGCCATCAGCGATGGTCTGCGCACGATCACCGGCCCAGCAGGGGCCAAACCGAGCGCAGTGGCCGAACGCATCAACAAGGTGTGGAACCTCGGCGAAGGCTGGCGCCTCCACACCGAAGCACAGGTGGTGTTGGGCACCCGCGACGGTGAGTCCGTGCGTGGCGGCCAGCTAGCGGAACTCAGCCCAGCTCAACCGAGCTCTGCCAGCGAGCTGGACCAGCTCATCGATAACGCCGTGGTGCAGGCGGCACAGCGGCTGGGAGTGAGCGTCGCAAAGCCGCAAGCGGCAGGAGGAGAACACACCGCGGTGGACTCTGCAGCCCTCGGGGCCTTTGCAGAGCAAGTCACCGGCAAAGCCGGTGTGCTCGCCGAGACCGCCCGCATGATCCTCAAGCAGCTTGGTCACGACCACGCGCCCCAAACCGTGGGGCTCGATGAGCGCGCCGCCGACGAGAAACTCTTCGACATGGTCTCGGCGGAGCTCGGGCAGAACTGGCCGCGGATGGTCTCCCGCAACTTCGATCCACGCCGCGCCGTCCTGCTCGATGACCGCTGGGCATCGGCGCGAGAAGACATCACGCGCGCCGGGCTGGGGCTGATCGATCCAGCCACCATCGATGTCAGTGGCGCGGGATCCGCTGTTGCCGCCCACGCCCGCCACTTCGGGCTCGACTCTTTGGAGCTACAGGCCCTCGACAGCCGCCGCGGCGACTTCGCCGAGGACGTGGCCGTGGTTACCGGCTCCTCCCCGCACTCCATCGCTGCTGCGGTAGTGGGGGAGTTGCTGGCCGAAGGAGCCACCGTGGTGACTACCACCTCGAGGCTCAATCACGAGCGACTCCAGTTCTACAAGAAGCTCTACGCGGATAACGCCCGCTACGGCGCGACGCTCTGGGTCATTCCGGCAAACCTGGCCTCCTACGCGGATCTTGACGCGGTGGTGGACTGGATCGGATCCGAGCTGCGTGTCACCGTGGGGGCATCCTCTGTAGTCACCAAGCCGGCGCTGGTACCCACCCTGATCTTCCCCTTCGCCGCCCCACCCGTGCAGGGAAGCATCGACGAAGCCGGACCGCAGGCGGAAAACCAGATGCGGCTACTGCTGTGGTCCGTGGAAAGGCTCATCGCTGGGCTCTCCGCCCTCGGTGCGGACACCCACGTTGGACAACGAGCCCACGTGGTGCTGCCAGGCTCGCCCAACCGTGGCATCTTCGGCGGCGACGGCGCCTATGGAGAATCCAAGGCCGCCCTCGACGCCCTAGTGAACCGCTGGAGTGTGGAGGAGAACTTCTCTGCCCGCACCAGCTTGGCGCACGCCCTCATCGGCTGGGTGCGCGGAACCGGACTCATGGGCGGTAACGATCCGCTGGTCGAGCTCGTCGAGGCCAAGGGAGTGCGCACCTATTCCACCGCGGAGATGGCGCGTGAGCTCATCAGCCTCGCTTCTCCAGAGTCGCGCCGGGCTGCCCTCGAGACGCCTCTGATCGCCGACTTCACAGGAGGGCTGGCCGAAGCGCAGCTCAACCTCGCAGAATTGGC from the Corynebacterium ciconiae DSM 44920 genome contains:
- a CDS encoding type I polyketide synthase; this encodes MTTHSTPSQQDTSATAGPNTLSDRLQSERFALSYSGQGFDWLRPLALAAEAGAEESRLRTLVAEAEERLSELADELAGVVPLGFAPFRWAGLDGTAEGSDHGYSTNAAVSVPGIVLAQIATLDALSAQGVPWQKAELSIGHSQGHMGVEYAQDPDSGSELLVIARLIGAAITRVAQRSGVMSEGERRPMLAMSGVKRCIVEEELRGTDAVVGLHNAPDMQVVVGTPAELERVCTRLLRRAEKQQQAIENKERGGSALSPSFSPIAVTAGFHHPVMDEAVEMTMRWARRLGLDNGRAERCARAVLVDPVDWPAELRRVRDAGVSWLLEIGPGEGMAKLSAAQLSGTGIAVVRAGTAEGQGQLSDPHAQLPQAVDYTAFAPRLSADGRRVDTAFTRLTGRSPIVLAGMTPTTVDPEIVAAAANAGHWAELAGGGQVTPEILDENLTRLAELLQPGVNAQFNSMFLDPYLWGMHIGGKKLVRKARAQGAPIDGVVITAGIPERDEAVRLMTELRAEGIPWVAFKPGAVKQITQVLAIAREVPEMPVIMHVEGGVAGGHHSWESLDDLLLQTYEQIRRQPNTVLLVGGGIGTPERAADYITGRWAEAYGVVAMPVDGVLVGTAAMAAREACTSPQVKQALVETTGPNDWVPAGGAKGGMASGRSQLGADIHEIDNSFARAGRLLDEVAGDAEAVDARREEIITAINATCKKYFGDLKQMSYRAWLERYLELSGPDGREWVDKTWYLRFCHMLQRAEARLSPADHGEHPSQLSPLEITDDPAAAVAEAGAVYDLDRRLHPADVEWFIAELRTPGKPANFVPVIDENVRRWWRSDSLWQAHDSRYSADEVCIIPGPVAVAGITTANEPIAELLGRFDAAVVDAARERHAETEESPSRLSTLLSSPTTYWAGRNVPSMLHALAPASEWEILSEHEAREPRTGAHLRVLDETRAELAVSLAGERRCEGLDLHVDFQLPQIPGAAPVVSQRAAEKAMDALTEIADGGQLAELVDHVATHEFTIDAEKAADYHNLTSAVLREVSVGGSRFVAPDVLVGACWPAIFAAVRDAEIPGRPGERVVEGMLSLVHLEHHLSLLDEQASAAALVGVPLTATAHADEVSDTDIGRVVVVRVRISDAEGRERATLTERFAIRGRSGSATARTNTSALPSISSVTRSARTRAQVVAPESMLPFAIVSGDRNPIHVSTTAAHLAGLEDVIVHGMWTSAVSELVATAAYSDDAVHTEPARITEFTATMLRPIAPGETVDITVERTGIDDRPGRGEVREVTASVKGEPVLTAVAVMAAPATFYAFPGQGIQHEGMGMEAYASSREAKKVWDRADAHTRRTLGFSVLEIVRNNPREVVVNGERFFHPDGVLFLTQFTQVAMATLGVAQVAQMREAGVLDDTAFFAGHSVGEYNALAAYSGVLSLESVVEIVYARGLTMHRLVERDADGVSNYGLAALRPYKFGLAADDVADFVAEISRNSGEFLEIANYNLKGKQYAVAGTRAGLKALAAAAEKRAPGARGLILIPGIDVPFHSSVLRDGVDDFRDHLDSLLPDQINPEVLLGRYIPNLVARPFAVTADFVESMREVVDSPILDSLAERFDTAVAENAAAVARTILIELLAWQFASPVRWIETQDLMLAELGVQRFVEIGVGSAPTLANIMAQTAAASPGGHGMEILNVERDRAVVFAEDSYSFAVQAEEEPDHPAEAIEQAPAAPSTPPVEEPTPAPASPAPAATAGETPEVEFTPADATTVLLSLWTKVQPGQITDTDTIETLTDGVSSRRNQLLLDLGVEFGLGAIDGAADAEIPDLKNTVSRMAKGYQGFGPVLGDAISDGLRTITGPAGAKPSAVAERINKVWNLGEGWRLHTEAQVVLGTRDGESVRGGQLAELSPAQPSSASELDQLIDNAVVQAAQRLGVSVAKPQAAGGEHTAVDSAALGAFAEQVTGKAGVLAETARMILKQLGHDHAPQTVGLDERAADEKLFDMVSAELGQNWPRMVSRNFDPRRAVLLDDRWASAREDITRAGLGLIDPATIDVSGAGSAVAAHARHFGLDSLELQALDSRRGDFAEDVAVVTGSSPHSIAAAVVGELLAEGATVVTTTSRLNHERLQFYKKLYADNARYGATLWVIPANLASYADLDAVVDWIGSELRVTVGASSVVTKPALVPTLIFPFAAPPVQGSIDEAGPQAENQMRLLLWSVERLIAGLSALGADTHVGQRAHVVLPGSPNRGIFGGDGAYGESKAALDALVNRWSVEENFSARTSLAHALIGWVRGTGLMGGNDPLVELVEAKGVRTYSTAEMARELISLASPESRRAALETPLIADFTGGLAEAQLNLAELARSAAEATSAEGLHEVDTTPRFDALPNLPQRQPAPSTAAAAFHGSVSAALENMVVLVSAAELGPYGSSRTRFEAEVSGDLSAAGVLELAWSMGLISYEDGSWITADGDEIAEADIFDAYHDEVLGRVGVRQYHDDFSMVNNLAPQLSKIYLEEELTFAVASREEAEGYVAQDPNTVVRFHPESEEWLVTRPAGSEVRVPTRTVMSRFVGGQIPEGFDPTRWGIPAEMVTNLDRVAVWNLVCTVDAFLSAGFTPAEILAHVHPAKVSSTQGTGMGGMSSMRSLYVDGLLNEARANDILQEALPNVVAAHVMQAYVGGYGQMVHPVAACATAAVSVEEGMDKIRLGKADVVVTGGIDDLSVEGITGFGDMSATADSQVMRDKGIEDRYFSRANDRRRAGFVESAGGGTLLLMRGTVALELGLPVQAVVGYAQSFADGLHTSIPAPGLGALAAAQGGSHSQLATQLAELGVHADDIRVVSKHDTSTNANDPNESELHERIQTALGRGAGTPLYVISQKTLTGHAKGGAAAFQLAGLAQVLRSGVIPANFSLDCVDPVLAEHPHLVWLRQPLTLPEQEVLKAGFVTSLGFGHVSALVALVHPAAFYEAVRSQRGEDAAAAWAARATAREEAGAERILAGIHGAAALYERTSGRNLGGDGADAHERETAMLLDADARLHQGRYRLSENR